One candidate division KSB1 bacterium DNA segment encodes these proteins:
- a CDS encoding sodium:solute symporter family protein, which yields MRLHGIDLAVPLLFLVALPLIGLLVKRRRDADEFMLMGRALTAPAFVMSLVASWYGGILGISEYSFKFGLSNWFVFGLPYYLHALLFATLLARRARVARLVSIPDRLETAYGQRPARLAALVIFLTTMPAAYLLMVGKLFAWMFGWPYPVALVAATVVSTIYIYGGGLRSIVRTDVWQFLFMYGGFAVMVAVLVTQFGGVSFLREHVPTALFTPLGGQGFFAVFVWYIIASTTLIEPLFYERVYAAKSERIVLPAILTAVGFWMLFDFMTTTTGLYARALLPELTDPAFAFPELAHKVLPAGVLGLFIASLLAVVMSTVDSYTFIAAAAFGRDLIWKSGATRDPGRVPALVRFGLIVATVCAFTLALASESVIALWHALGSISAPILLIPTLAAWTDRARFSTPLVLPAMLVSGVIALVWRLWPELIGDAYPFDIEPIYAGLFCSLLFYLAGLLRATRHSANPAADATDDAAEHLP from the coding sequence ATGAGACTGCACGGCATTGATCTCGCCGTCCCGCTGCTCTTTCTCGTGGCGCTCCCGCTGATTGGGTTGCTCGTCAAACGACGACGCGACGCCGACGAGTTCATGCTCATGGGCCGCGCGCTCACGGCCCCCGCCTTCGTCATGTCACTCGTCGCTTCGTGGTACGGCGGAATTCTCGGCATCAGCGAGTACTCCTTCAAGTTCGGACTGTCGAATTGGTTCGTCTTCGGCCTGCCCTATTACCTCCACGCGCTGCTCTTCGCCACGCTGCTCGCGCGACGCGCCAGAGTGGCCCGGCTCGTATCGATCCCGGATCGCCTCGAAACCGCCTACGGCCAACGTCCGGCCCGCCTCGCCGCGCTCGTGATCTTTCTGACGACCATGCCCGCCGCCTATTTGCTCATGGTCGGCAAACTCTTCGCCTGGATGTTCGGCTGGCCCTACCCGGTCGCGCTGGTCGCCGCGACCGTGGTGTCAACCATTTACATCTACGGTGGCGGCCTGCGCAGCATTGTCCGCACCGACGTTTGGCAATTCCTCTTCATGTACGGCGGCTTTGCCGTGATGGTCGCGGTGCTCGTCACGCAGTTCGGCGGCGTAAGCTTCCTCCGGGAACATGTGCCGACCGCGCTGTTCACTCCGCTCGGCGGCCAGGGTTTCTTCGCGGTATTCGTGTGGTACATCATCGCCTCGACGACGCTGATCGAACCGCTCTTCTATGAACGCGTCTATGCCGCCAAGAGCGAACGCATCGTGTTACCCGCCATCCTCACGGCCGTGGGCTTCTGGATGCTCTTTGATTTCATGACCACGACGACAGGTCTCTATGCTCGCGCATTACTGCCGGAACTCACCGATCCGGCATTTGCCTTCCCGGAACTGGCGCACAAGGTCCTGCCCGCGGGGGTGCTGGGGCTGTTCATCGCGTCGCTGCTTGCGGTCGTGATGTCCACCGTTGACAGCTACACGTTCATCGCCGCGGCAGCCTTCGGTCGCGATCTGATCTGGAAATCCGGCGCCACGCGCGATCCCGGCCGTGTGCCCGCCCTGGTCCGCTTCGGTCTCATCGTCGCGACGGTCTGCGCGTTCACGCTCGCGCTCGCGTCGGAATCGGTCATCGCGCTCTGGCATGCGCTCGGGTCGATCAGTGCGCCCATCCTGCTGATCCCAACGCTCGCCGCGTGGACCGATCGTGCCCGCTTTTCGACTCCGCTTGTGCTGCCGGCCATGCTCGTCTCTGGCGTGATCGCCTTGGTCTGGCGGCTCTGGCCCGAACTTATCGGCGATGCGTATCCATTCGACATCGAACCCATCTACGCCGGACTGTTCTGTTCGCTCCTGTTCTATCTGGCGGGGTTGCTCCGCGCGACTCGCCACTCGGCTAATCCGGCTGCTGACGCCACCGACGATGCGGCAGAACACTTACCTTGA
- a CDS encoding alpha-amylase gives MEFHLTAASRARHDFNADLYAPATDGLRVDVRAVHELAWRRHQAAPHEGVRPGELYALALLDQIFCALIDRYRLTRQPSLFADALEALSVGKSAEQVDVLLTEFASCFVPLKVRSGELPIRDFLRLPLDPDRARAPREAILIQMLLVFADNRNPACSPLRGLFDDREIPAQDRYLSGISDLREFLKAQPETGIGGLSLFELIEAPATASPDSLYGQLEFIRASWIDYLPPELRLGLLSAQDLIREDTKRGASDIRPGKGDSPVPDFFTQFGGGPDKVMFGAQRRSLSALDAEPERFSPDTDWMPRAVVLAKSIYVWLDQLSKKYSRAITHLDQIPETEFELLARWGFNGLWLIGLWERSPASRRIKHMRGNPEAVASAYSLYDYVISEDLGGQAALAALRELANRHGIRLASDIVPNHMGIDSRWVTEHPDRFLQLDYPPYPAYRFTGPDLIEHPAFEIHIEDGYWNQSDAAVVFQLVDKRDRRARYLYHGNDGTSFPWNDTAQLNFLNPEAREAVVRMIVEIAREFPIMRLDAAMTLTKKHYQRLWFPEPGAGGSIPSRAEHGMTREQFDGLMPTEFWREVVDRVAAEAPHTLLIAEAFWLTEGFFVRTLGMHRVYNSAFMNMLKHEENANYRSVIRNTVEFDPRILQRYVNFMNNPDEDTAVQQFGKGDKYFGVATMMATLPGLPMFGHGQIEGFTEKYGHEYRRAYVHEQPDAELIRRHEREIFPLLRERDLFSDADNFALYDFRGPDGHVDENVFAYSNRSGERRALVIYHNKFADTAGRVLLSTARHRPPGSPPEAGRLITLRDGLDLPDDANVFYILRDRVRGLEYLYSSRELVHDGFYAELQAYECRVLMDFQEVRDDYEGRYAQLSRRLGGQGVASIRREFARLYLAPLLAAFDELMTPAHYQTVAESMTAAFDPEPSLSPAIRELVSRGVTRTGRDSDQDALHGEILQEFNQLHRWLAKRKTGPDSERSVPTAYEILFGAVCVRALIVASSSHRHPQGESPIDEWLLVDALIARFLRLNLDATRAVDAAELAAILAIHSSVLDPARQGRRFHGFAALLRDDVTRHYLRVNEYNGILWFDETRFLELIQITRLHALLDASGVPSLSPSHFHAAMLEIDTRRDELSDLAVLAEFQLGRLLQLLAYAGSARPRLKRDPVGFESA, from the coding sequence GTGGAATTCCATCTGACCGCTGCCTCACGCGCGCGCCATGATTTCAACGCGGATCTCTATGCACCGGCCACCGACGGCTTGCGCGTCGATGTGCGCGCGGTGCACGAACTCGCGTGGCGCAGGCATCAGGCCGCCCCGCACGAAGGCGTGCGACCCGGAGAGCTGTACGCACTCGCGCTGCTTGACCAAATCTTTTGCGCTCTCATTGATCGCTACCGCCTGACCCGTCAGCCGAGTCTCTTCGCGGATGCGCTGGAGGCCCTGTCCGTCGGCAAGAGCGCCGAGCAGGTCGATGTCCTACTGACCGAATTCGCGAGTTGCTTCGTGCCCCTCAAAGTCCGGTCCGGCGAATTACCGATTCGCGACTTTCTGCGACTGCCGCTCGATCCTGACCGCGCGCGCGCACCGCGCGAAGCCATCCTGATCCAGATGCTACTCGTCTTCGCGGACAACCGGAATCCGGCCTGCAGTCCGCTGCGCGGACTGTTCGACGACCGCGAAATTCCCGCGCAAGATCGCTACTTGTCCGGCATCTCCGACTTGCGCGAATTCCTCAAGGCTCAGCCGGAAACCGGCATCGGCGGCCTCTCCCTCTTCGAGCTGATCGAGGCGCCCGCCACGGCCTCGCCCGATTCACTGTACGGACAACTGGAATTCATCCGTGCGAGCTGGATCGACTACCTGCCGCCGGAGCTGCGGTTGGGCCTGCTCAGCGCGCAAGACCTGATTCGTGAAGACACGAAGCGCGGCGCCTCCGACATCCGACCCGGCAAAGGCGATAGCCCCGTGCCCGATTTCTTCACCCAGTTCGGCGGCGGCCCGGACAAAGTCATGTTCGGTGCGCAACGTCGTTCACTCAGCGCGCTCGACGCCGAACCCGAACGGTTCAGCCCCGACACCGACTGGATGCCGCGCGCGGTCGTGCTCGCCAAGAGTATCTATGTCTGGCTGGACCAGCTCTCCAAAAAATACAGCCGCGCGATCACCCACCTCGACCAGATTCCCGAGACCGAATTCGAGCTGCTTGCCCGCTGGGGCTTCAACGGCCTCTGGCTAATCGGACTCTGGGAACGCAGCCCGGCCTCCCGCAGGATCAAACACATGCGCGGAAATCCCGAAGCCGTCGCGTCCGCCTACTCGCTTTACGACTACGTCATCAGTGAGGACCTCGGCGGTCAGGCCGCACTCGCCGCGCTGCGCGAGCTCGCGAATCGCCACGGAATTCGTCTCGCCAGCGATATCGTCCCGAACCACATGGGCATCGATTCGCGCTGGGTCACCGAGCACCCCGACCGCTTCCTGCAGCTCGACTACCCGCCCTACCCCGCGTACCGCTTCACCGGTCCCGATCTGATCGAGCATCCCGCGTTCGAGATTCACATCGAAGACGGTTATTGGAATCAGTCCGATGCCGCCGTCGTGTTCCAACTCGTTGACAAGCGCGATCGGCGCGCCCGCTATCTCTATCATGGCAACGACGGCACAAGCTTCCCGTGGAATGATACCGCCCAGCTCAATTTCCTGAATCCCGAAGCCCGCGAAGCCGTCGTGCGCATGATCGTCGAGATCGCCCGTGAGTTCCCGATCATGCGCCTCGATGCCGCGATGACGCTCACCAAAAAACACTATCAGCGACTGTGGTTTCCCGAACCCGGCGCGGGCGGCTCCATCCCCTCCCGCGCCGAACACGGCATGACGCGGGAACAATTCGACGGTCTGATGCCGACTGAATTCTGGCGCGAGGTCGTGGACCGCGTAGCCGCCGAAGCCCCGCATACGCTGCTCATCGCCGAAGCCTTCTGGCTCACCGAGGGCTTCTTCGTCCGTACGCTCGGCATGCATCGCGTCTATAACAGCGCGTTCATGAACATGCTGAAGCACGAGGAAAACGCGAACTACCGCAGCGTGATCCGCAACACGGTCGAATTCGATCCGCGCATTCTCCAGCGCTACGTCAACTTCATGAATAACCCGGACGAGGACACGGCGGTTCAGCAGTTCGGCAAGGGCGACAAATACTTCGGCGTCGCGACCATGATGGCCACGCTGCCCGGGTTGCCCATGTTCGGCCATGGTCAGATCGAAGGCTTCACCGAAAAATACGGCCACGAGTATCGCCGCGCCTATGTGCACGAACAGCCGGATGCCGAGCTCATCCGTCGCCATGAGCGCGAGATCTTCCCGCTGTTGCGCGAACGCGACCTGTTCTCCGACGCCGATAACTTCGCGCTCTACGACTTCCGCGGCCCCGACGGGCACGTGGACGAAAACGTGTTCGCCTATTCCAACCGCAGCGGCGAACGGCGCGCCCTCGTCATCTATCATAATAAATTCGCCGATACGGCCGGACGGGTCCTGCTCAGTACCGCCCGGCATCGGCCGCCCGGCAGCCCCCCTGAAGCCGGAAGACTGATTACCCTCCGCGACGGCCTCGACTTGCCCGATGACGCCAACGTCTTCTACATTCTCCGTGATCGGGTACGCGGCCTCGAATATCTCTACTCCTCACGGGAACTTGTTCACGACGGCTTCTACGCCGAGTTGCAGGCCTACGAGTGCCGGGTCTTGATGGACTTCCAGGAAGTGCGAGACGACTACGAAGGACGCTACGCGCAACTATCCCGCCGCCTCGGCGGACAGGGCGTCGCCAGCATCCGCCGCGAATTCGCGCGTCTCTATCTCGCTCCGCTGCTCGCCGCCTTTGACGAACTGATGACTCCCGCGCATTATCAGACTGTCGCTGAATCGATGACCGCCGCGTTCGATCCCGAACCGTCGCTCAGCCCCGCCATTCGTGAACTCGTCTCCCGCGGCGTCACCCGCACCGGCCGCGATTCCGATCAGGATGCACTCCACGGCGAGATCCTGCAGGAGTTCAACCAGCTGCACCGCTGGCTCGCCAAGCGTAAGACCGGCCCGGATTCGGAGCGGTCCGTGCCCACGGCATATGAAATCCTGTTCGGCGCGGTCTGCGTCCGCGCCCTGATCGTGGCCAGTTCCAGTCATCGTCACCCGCAGGGGGAATCACCCATCGACGAGTGGCTGCTCGTCGATGCCCTGATCGCCCGCTTCCTGCGTCTGAACCTCGATGCGACCCGCGCCGTTGACGCCGCGGAACTGGCGGCGATCCTCGCCATCCATAGCAGCGTACTCGATCCCGCGCGCCAGGGCCGCCGCTTTCACGGTTTCGCCGCCCTGCTGCGGGATGACGTCACGCGTCACTACCTGCGGGTCAACGAATACAATGGCATCCTCTGGTTCGACGAAACGCGATTCCTTGAGTTGATCCAAATTACCCGGCTGCATGCTCTGCTCGACGCGTCCGGCGTCCCCTCGCTGTCGCCCTCGCACTTCCACGCCGCGATGCTGGAAATCGATACGCGCCGCGACGAACTGAGCGACCTCGCCGTGCTTGCCGAATTCCAACTGGGCCGCCTGCTCCAATTGCTCGCCTATGCCGGATCCGCGCGCCCCCGCCTCAAACGCGACCCGGTCGGCTTCGAGTCTGCATGA
- a CDS encoding 6-phosphofructokinase, with protein sequence MRESGTTRRKTLAILVGGGPAPGINGVIRAVTIEALNSGIRVVGCFDGFHWLMQGDATRVTELPMEMVSRIHFLGGSILRTSRDNPTKDPKQLENVLHSLTQLDVDYLVTIGGDDTAYTAHKISELSRDQFQVAHVPKTIDNDLPLAGDLPTFGFETARHVGAELVRNLMEDAQTTNRWYIVVTMGRKAGHLALGIGKAAGATMIVIGEEFRNRQITFANICDVIEASTIKRLAMGRDYGVAVVAEGLLDLIDKDDLTRVAELDYDAHGNLRFSEIDLGRLLKNEIVRRFKERNSPLTVVSKDVGYELRCAPPIPFDREYTQDLGYAAVKYLLDGGTGAIVSILRGQIIPVYFKELVDERTGRLRIRTVDVDSDSYKVALKYMVRLNASDFADVKKTSRLAVHGKMSREEFEARFRYLLLDPPVTPADHMAGVLSAAPRPAGQPNAM encoded by the coding sequence ATGAGGGAATCTGGCACTACTCGGCGCAAGACACTGGCGATCCTGGTAGGCGGTGGACCGGCGCCGGGGATCAACGGGGTGATTCGTGCGGTCACGATTGAGGCTTTGAATTCGGGGATCCGCGTCGTGGGCTGCTTCGATGGCTTTCATTGGCTGATGCAGGGGGATGCGACGCGGGTGACGGAATTGCCTATGGAAATGGTCAGCCGCATTCATTTTCTGGGGGGATCGATCCTGCGGACGAGCCGGGACAATCCGACCAAGGATCCGAAGCAGCTGGAGAACGTGCTGCATTCGCTGACCCAGCTCGACGTGGATTACCTGGTGACGATCGGCGGCGATGACACCGCGTACACGGCGCACAAGATCAGCGAACTGTCACGGGATCAGTTTCAGGTAGCGCACGTGCCGAAGACCATCGATAACGATCTTCCGCTGGCCGGTGATTTGCCGACCTTTGGATTTGAGACCGCGCGGCACGTCGGCGCCGAACTCGTGCGCAACTTGATGGAGGACGCGCAGACGACGAATCGCTGGTACATTGTGGTGACCATGGGCCGCAAGGCGGGGCATCTGGCGCTGGGGATCGGTAAGGCGGCGGGGGCGACGATGATCGTGATCGGTGAGGAATTCCGTAATCGGCAGATCACGTTCGCGAATATCTGCGACGTCATCGAAGCCTCGACGATCAAGCGGCTGGCGATGGGGCGGGATTACGGCGTGGCCGTGGTGGCCGAGGGCTTGCTGGATCTGATCGACAAGGATGATTTGACGCGGGTGGCCGAATTGGACTACGACGCGCACGGGAACCTGCGGTTTTCGGAAATCGACCTGGGACGCTTGTTGAAGAACGAAATCGTACGCCGGTTCAAGGAGCGCAACTCCCCGCTGACTGTCGTGTCGAAAGACGTGGGATATGAGTTGCGCTGCGCGCCGCCGATTCCGTTCGACCGCGAGTACACACAAGACCTGGGCTATGCGGCGGTGAAGTACTTGCTGGACGGCGGGACGGGCGCGATTGTGTCGATCCTCCGGGGTCAGATTATTCCGGTGTATTTCAAGGAGCTGGTTGACGAGCGGACCGGCCGGCTGCGGATTCGGACGGTGGACGTGGATTCGGACAGCTACAAGGTGGCGTTGAAGTACATGGTGCGGTTGAACGCCTCGGATTTTGCGGATGTGAAGAAGACCTCGCGGCTGGCGGTGCATGGCAAGATGTCGCGCGAGGAATTTGAAGCCCGGTTTCGCTACCTGTTGCTCGATCCACCGGTGACGCCGGCCGACCACATGGCGGGAGTGCTGAGCGCGGCGCCGCGGCCGGCCGGTCAGCCGAACGCGATGTAG
- a CDS encoding T9SS type A sorting domain-containing protein, protein MIRVLYSALGLLVVISVVATAEPMQLESRVDRWPYMWLGQDNTGLIGGGHDSCNPDLPDVNCEFPRWSGQEYLDEFALWIGALIVEGNEETPRVSVARDGWLNPEVVEFWPVAGTSTVERSDLWRDDWCGNNIWSPDAIADHEIEVTMSDTLTDPFWLTDDPVDGPHRPLGLKITRTTYSMVWDPCASIYWIRYQLENIGSNVLKDVYLGHYFMTYAGLRNDPVGESWGDDLAGFDETNGVAYFHDNDGRRRSDSSGNDFTVPNSIGFLYLRQPEGIERTSFNWWRPNGDFSLDWGPFWSEHCDDPLGEGFWCRTLGTPMGDEHKYFLMKNGEQDYNQYHVVNQSAPPPQGTHQWATCDQDFQHDLDQYGTRGVFSFGPLGDHQGDHTYLYPGQATEIWCALVGGLNFHDSARPQASNLSVDPSLYDMTDLLANAARARNSTCTDWMDTGEQRAVATPHNFALHPVYPNPFNAIANIAFDLPVADRITLRVVDLTGRETARLTETRLSAGYHSISWNAANAASGLYLIELSGETVGRATQKAVLLK, encoded by the coding sequence ATGATTCGCGTCCTCTATTCTGCGCTCGGTCTCCTTGTCGTTATCAGTGTCGTTGCGACCGCCGAACCGATGCAACTGGAGTCCCGAGTGGACCGCTGGCCCTACATGTGGCTCGGTCAAGACAACACCGGATTGATCGGCGGCGGCCATGATTCCTGCAATCCCGACCTACCCGATGTCAACTGCGAATTCCCGCGCTGGTCGGGACAGGAGTATCTTGACGAATTCGCGCTCTGGATCGGCGCGCTGATTGTCGAAGGGAACGAAGAGACGCCGCGGGTCTCGGTCGCGCGGGACGGCTGGCTGAACCCGGAGGTAGTCGAGTTCTGGCCGGTAGCGGGAACCTCGACTGTGGAGCGGTCTGACCTCTGGCGGGACGACTGGTGCGGGAACAACATCTGGTCTCCGGATGCCATTGCCGATCACGAAATCGAAGTGACGATGTCAGACACGCTCACCGATCCGTTCTGGTTGACGGATGATCCTGTTGATGGCCCCCATCGTCCGCTCGGTCTGAAGATCACGCGCACAACTTATTCCATGGTCTGGGACCCCTGCGCGTCCATCTACTGGATTCGTTACCAACTGGAGAACATCGGCTCGAATGTCCTGAAGGACGTCTACCTCGGGCACTATTTCATGACCTATGCCGGACTTCGCAATGACCCCGTGGGAGAAAGCTGGGGCGATGATCTGGCAGGTTTCGATGAAACCAATGGCGTTGCCTATTTCCACGACAATGATGGCCGCCGACGCAGCGACAGTTCCGGCAATGACTTCACCGTGCCAAACTCCATCGGCTTCCTTTACTTGCGTCAACCCGAGGGGATCGAACGTACCTCTTTCAATTGGTGGCGGCCCAATGGCGATTTCTCGCTCGACTGGGGTCCATTTTGGTCCGAACACTGCGACGATCCCCTCGGCGAAGGCTTCTGGTGCCGCACGCTCGGTACGCCCATGGGTGACGAGCACAAGTACTTCTTGATGAAGAACGGCGAACAGGACTACAACCAGTATCACGTCGTCAATCAGTCAGCACCGCCGCCGCAAGGGACGCATCAGTGGGCCACCTGCGATCAGGACTTCCAACATGACCTTGACCAATACGGAACGCGTGGCGTCTTCTCCTTTGGTCCGCTGGGCGATCATCAGGGTGACCACACCTACCTCTATCCCGGTCAAGCGACCGAGATCTGGTGTGCACTCGTGGGCGGTTTGAATTTCCACGATTCCGCACGCCCGCAAGCGTCTAATCTTAGCGTGGATCCGTCGCTCTACGACATGACCGACCTGCTTGCCAACGCCGCGCGCGCACGCAATTCGACCTGCACCGACTGGATGGACACCGGGGAGCAGCGCGCGGTGGCCACGCCCCACAATTTCGCCCTGCATCCGGTCTATCCCAATCCGTTCAACGCGATCGCCAACATCGCGTTTGATCTCCCCGTCGCCGATCGCATTACCCTGCGCGTCGTGGACCTCACCGGCCGCGAAACCGCGCGCCTGACCGAGACCCGGCTGAGTGCCGGCTATCACTCCATCTCCTGGAATGCCGCCAATGCGGCCTCCGGCCTGTACTTGATCGAACTGTCCGGCGAAACGGTCGGGCGTGCCACGCAAAAAGCGGTCTTGTTGAAATAG
- a CDS encoding NADP-dependent isocitrate dehydrogenase: MLESTPITVAHGDGIGPEIMDATLRILEAAHARLNIEPIEIGEAVYQRGVSAGIEPAAWDSLRRTKVFLKAPITTPQGGGFKSLNVTVRKSLGLYANVRPCASFHPFVETKHPHMDVVIVRENEEDLYAGVEYRYSDQETYALKLISRPGTEKIVRYAFEFARHNNRQRVSCFTKDNIMKLTDGLFHKVFDEVAAEYPDIEHSHMIVDIGAARLADTPDRFDVIVMPNLYGDILSDVAAQLIGSVGLCGSSNIGEHGAMFEAIHGSAPDIAAMDLANPSGLLLGAVMMLVHIGQGDVAELVHNAWLVTIEDGVHTPDIFHPGVSKQKVGTREFTEAVMRRLGQTPQQLKTVRYRSHGMSPHVKEVRLAHSSVKETVGVDLFVVWPTGTPDELAALSKKAETDQLALQLITNRGVKVWPDGQPETFCTDLYRLRFLRKSDSLKLSHRDILTLMDRAIEHKLDFAKTEHLINFDGAPGFTMAQGQ, from the coding sequence TTGCTTGAATCCACTCCCATTACGGTCGCACACGGCGACGGCATCGGCCCGGAAATCATGGATGCCACGCTGCGCATCCTCGAGGCCGCGCATGCCCGATTGAACATCGAGCCGATCGAAATCGGCGAAGCCGTGTACCAGCGCGGCGTGTCCGCCGGGATCGAACCCGCAGCGTGGGACTCGCTGCGCCGAACTAAAGTTTTCCTCAAGGCCCCGATCACCACGCCACAGGGCGGCGGCTTCAAGAGCTTGAATGTCACCGTGCGTAAGTCGCTCGGTCTCTACGCCAACGTCCGCCCCTGCGCGTCTTTCCACCCGTTTGTCGAGACCAAGCATCCGCATATGGATGTCGTCATCGTCCGCGAGAACGAGGAAGACTTGTACGCCGGCGTCGAGTACCGCTACAGCGATCAGGAGACCTATGCGCTGAAGCTGATCTCCCGCCCCGGAACCGAAAAGATCGTGCGCTACGCCTTCGAGTTCGCGCGGCACAATAACCGCCAGCGTGTGAGCTGCTTCACCAAGGATAACATCATGAAGCTCACCGACGGCCTGTTCCACAAGGTCTTCGATGAGGTCGCCGCCGAGTATCCCGACATCGAGCATAGCCACATGATCGTCGATATCGGCGCCGCGCGACTGGCCGACACGCCGGACCGCTTCGATGTCATCGTCATGCCGAACCTCTACGGCGATATTCTCTCCGACGTCGCCGCGCAGCTGATCGGGTCCGTCGGCCTCTGCGGCTCGTCGAATATCGGCGAGCACGGCGCCATGTTCGAAGCCATTCACGGCTCCGCGCCGGATATCGCCGCCATGGATCTGGCCAATCCGTCCGGCTTGCTGCTCGGTGCGGTGATGATGCTTGTGCATATCGGACAGGGCGATGTCGCCGAACTCGTGCATAACGCCTGGCTCGTCACGATCGAGGACGGCGTGCATACACCGGACATTTTCCATCCGGGGGTGAGCAAGCAGAAAGTCGGCACAAGAGAATTTACGGAGGCCGTGATGCGCAGGCTCGGACAGACGCCACAGCAACTCAAGACTGTACGCTACCGTTCCCACGGCATGTCACCACACGTGAAAGAAGTCCGGCTCGCTCACTCCTCCGTGAAGGAAACGGTCGGCGTCGATCTGTTCGTCGTCTGGCCGACCGGCACGCCGGACGAACTCGCTGCGCTGAGCAAAAAAGCTGAAACCGATCAGCTCGCCTTGCAGTTAATCACCAATCGCGGCGTGAAGGTCTGGCCGGATGGTCAGCCCGAGACGTTCTGCACTGACCTGTACCGCCTCCGCTTCTTGCGCAAGAGCGATTCCCTCAAGCTCTCGCATCGGGATATTCTGACGCTCATGGATCGCGCCATCGAGCACAAGCTCGACTTCGCCAAAACCGAGCACCTGATCAATTTCGACGGTGCCCCCGGCTTCACCATGGCCCAGGGGCAGTAG
- a CDS encoding winged helix-turn-helix transcriptional regulator gives MVNFSPPQIDSTFHALSDPTRRAILMRLSHGDITVTELAKPFNSSLPAISKHIKVLEEAKLVKRRKDGRIHHISLDLQVLRETTEWMEQQCRVWDAQRVALAWLVEDAPRGFSGLRTEEDPEAVLIPPSDERCDP, from the coding sequence ATGGTTAACTTTTCGCCACCGCAAATTGACTCGACCTTCCACGCGCTTTCCGATCCCACCCGCCGGGCCATCCTCATGCGCCTGTCGCACGGCGACATAACGGTTACCGAACTGGCAAAACCCTTCAATAGCTCACTCCCGGCGATCTCAAAACACATTAAGGTTCTCGAAGAAGCCAAGTTAGTCAAACGGAGGAAAGACGGCCGGATACACCACATCAGCCTTGATCTGCAGGTGCTCCGCGAAACAACCGAATGGATGGAGCAACAGTGCAGAGTCTGGGACGCTCAGCGTGTTGCCCTGGCCTGGCTCGTCGAAGATGCACCCCGTGGATTCTCCGGCCTGCGGACGGAGGAGGATCCCGAAGCAGTGCTGATTCCCCCCTCCGACGAACGGTGCGACCCATGA